One genomic window of Rhizobium sp. Pop5 includes the following:
- a CDS encoding DUF992 domain-containing protein yields the protein MNKTLATAFAAVSLTIAGAGAVSAADLVTKTYEEPDLRNGVKIGYLTCDIGGGTGYVLGSSKEADCIFQSTVGNELLDRYTGEVRKLGIDLGFTTRSRLIWAVFAPTAGYHRGSLAGLYVGATAEATLGAGVGANLLVGGTSGSIHLQTVSLTGQLGLNVAAGSASMTLTPTN from the coding sequence ATGAATAAAACTCTTGCGACGGCGTTTGCCGCGGTATCGCTGACTATTGCCGGCGCGGGGGCGGTAAGTGCCGCCGACCTCGTCACGAAGACATATGAAGAGCCGGACCTGCGCAACGGCGTGAAAATCGGCTATCTCACCTGCGATATCGGCGGCGGCACGGGTTATGTGCTCGGTTCATCCAAGGAAGCCGATTGCATCTTTCAGTCGACCGTCGGCAATGAGCTTCTTGATCGCTATACCGGCGAAGTCAGAAAGCTCGGCATCGACCTCGGCTTCACCACGCGCAGCCGCCTGATCTGGGCCGTGTTCGCGCCGACGGCCGGTTATCATCGCGGATCGCTTGCCGGCCTTTATGTCGGCGCCACCGCCGAAGCAACACTCGGCGCCGGCGTCGGCGCCAATCTCCTGGTCGGGGGCACCTCCGGCTCGATCCATCTGCAGACGGTCAGCCTGACCGGCCAGCTCGGCCTCAACGTTGCCGCCGGCAGCGCATCGATGACGCTCACCCCGACGAACTGA
- a CDS encoding LysR family transcriptional regulator — MVHSSPVLPPLDTLETFARAARLGSFSAAAEESGITHGAVSRQVSRLERWMGVRLFAREARGVRLTPEGMRFFARAEEALSLLGNTGERWLPRPSKAVVRLSVTPSVASLWLFQRLPKLEGDELHVELTLEHRLADFGEGTDLAIRCGKGPWAGVRALPLWQEKSFPIAAPVLAERLGQRSDALSLLDLPILHDSNIEGWRRWLAREGIDYIPRGQDRRFEDYNLVIDACAQGLGIALARPPLSDAALTAGRIVKVSERTLDNNVAFHLIRPDDALRSPAIEFAGRFLREAGHDEETIAAFIAPGRAKT, encoded by the coding sequence ATGGTTCACAGCTCGCCCGTGCTTCCGCCGCTCGATACCCTCGAGACCTTTGCCCGCGCCGCCCGGCTCGGATCGTTTTCCGCCGCCGCCGAGGAAAGCGGCATCACCCATGGCGCCGTATCGCGACAGGTCTCACGGCTGGAGCGCTGGATGGGTGTGCGCCTGTTTGCGCGCGAAGCCCGCGGCGTCCGCCTGACGCCGGAGGGCATGCGGTTTTTCGCGCGCGCCGAGGAAGCGCTCTCCCTGCTCGGCAACACCGGCGAACGCTGGCTGCCCCGGCCCAGCAAGGCGGTGGTGCGCCTTTCTGTAACGCCGTCGGTCGCTTCGTTGTGGCTGTTCCAGCGCCTGCCGAAGCTCGAAGGCGACGAGCTGCATGTCGAACTGACGCTCGAACACCGGCTGGCCGATTTCGGCGAAGGCACGGATCTCGCCATTCGCTGTGGCAAGGGGCCATGGGCCGGCGTGCGCGCGCTGCCGCTCTGGCAGGAGAAATCCTTTCCGATCGCCGCCCCTGTCCTGGCGGAGCGGCTCGGACAACGCTCCGATGCCCTTTCGCTGCTCGATCTGCCGATCCTTCACGATTCGAATATCGAAGGCTGGCGCCGCTGGCTCGCGCGCGAGGGTATCGACTATATCCCGCGCGGCCAGGACCGGCGCTTCGAAGACTACAATCTGGTAATCGATGCCTGCGCCCAGGGACTGGGCATCGCGCTTGCCCGCCCGCCGCTCTCGGATGCGGCGCTGACCGCAGGGCGCATCGTCAAGGTGTCGGAGCGCACGCTCGACAACAACGTGGCCTTTCACCTGATCCGCCCGGACGATGCGCTTCGAAGCCCGGCCATCGAATTTGCCGGGCGCTTCCTGCGCGAGGCCGGCCATGACGAGGAGACGATCGCCGCCTTCATCGCGCCCGGCCGGGCGAAAACCTAG
- a CDS encoding DMT family transporter, with protein sequence MEAKMSMAASTPVSAKQQGTFDFVAFAAIVVTILFWASSFVVIRICLGPLTPIELATARYVAAGVLALVYLAIYRPMPEKRDVLRLSVAAVLFIAAYAVLLNTGEQTVAAGPASFIINTMPVFTALIATFALGERFGRWGWVGTAVSFGGVAVIAVASDGGFKLDPNAVLILGAALCSAIASVLQKPILGRLPALAVTAWILLIGSVPLFPAVPATVRALAAAPAEVNWGVAYLVIFPTAIGYLTWAIALKRLLAARAANFLYGVPPVATLIGFVWLGEVPTVLGAVGGVMAILGVVVVNVMRKR encoded by the coding sequence ATGGAGGCGAAAATGAGCATGGCGGCAAGCACACCGGTTTCGGCGAAACAACAAGGTACGTTCGATTTTGTGGCCTTTGCGGCGATCGTCGTCACCATCCTCTTCTGGGCTTCTTCTTTCGTGGTGATCCGTATCTGCCTTGGGCCGCTGACGCCGATCGAACTGGCGACGGCGCGTTATGTGGCGGCTGGGGTCCTTGCCCTTGTCTATCTCGCCATCTACCGGCCGATGCCGGAAAAACGCGATGTCCTACGCCTCTCGGTTGCCGCCGTGCTCTTCATCGCCGCCTATGCGGTGCTGTTGAACACCGGCGAGCAGACCGTTGCGGCGGGACCGGCGAGCTTCATCATCAACACCATGCCCGTTTTCACCGCGCTCATCGCGACATTCGCGCTCGGCGAGCGTTTCGGCCGCTGGGGCTGGGTGGGCACTGCGGTTTCCTTCGGCGGTGTGGCGGTGATCGCGGTCGCGTCCGACGGCGGCTTCAAGCTTGATCCGAACGCCGTGCTCATCCTCGGTGCCGCACTCTGCTCGGCGATCGCCAGCGTGCTGCAGAAGCCGATCCTCGGCCGGCTGCCGGCGCTTGCCGTCACCGCCTGGATCCTGCTGATCGGCTCCGTGCCGCTCTTTCCGGCAGTTCCGGCGACGGTCCGGGCTCTGGCGGCAGCACCGGCGGAAGTGAACTGGGGTGTCGCCTACCTCGTCATCTTCCCGACCGCGATCGGCTATCTTACCTGGGCCATCGCATTGAAGCGGCTGTTGGCCGCGCGCGCTGCGAATTTCCTCTACGGCGTCCCGCCGGTCGCAACGCTGATCGGCTTCGTCTGGCTCGGCGAGGTGCCGACGGTGCTGGGTGCCGTCGGCGGGGTCATGGCGATCCTCGGCGTGGTCGTTGTCAACGTGATGCGGAAGCGGTAA
- a CDS encoding DeoR/GlpR family DNA-binding transcription regulator, which produces MFLTDRQTEIVAIAKSSGRVLVEELAARFSVTPQTIRKDLNDLCDAQVLTRIHGGATFPSGTENVKYEARRQIAASEKQAIGLAAVDLIPSGASLFINIGTTTEAVGEALANHHELMVITNNINVANRLRLFPAIEVVIAGGVVRGSDGGIVGEAAVDFIRQFKVDYAVIGASAIDIDGALLDYDFREVKVAQAIIANARHVILVADSTKFERTAPVRIGQLSQVHTFITDYCPLPSIRNLCLENNVKLIETSGRSR; this is translated from the coding sequence ATGTTCTTGACCGACCGACAAACTGAAATCGTGGCGATTGCGAAATCGAGCGGCAGGGTTCTGGTCGAGGAGCTCGCCGCCCGTTTTTCGGTGACGCCGCAGACGATCCGCAAGGATCTGAACGATCTCTGCGATGCGCAGGTGCTGACGCGCATCCATGGCGGCGCGACATTCCCGAGCGGGACGGAGAACGTCAAATACGAGGCGCGGCGGCAGATTGCCGCCTCCGAGAAGCAGGCGATCGGTCTTGCGGCAGTCGACCTAATCCCAAGCGGAGCCTCGCTCTTCATCAATATCGGCACGACGACCGAGGCGGTGGGAGAGGCGCTCGCCAATCATCACGAGCTGATGGTGATCACCAATAATATCAACGTTGCCAATAGATTGCGGCTGTTCCCGGCGATCGAGGTGGTGATCGCCGGCGGGGTCGTGCGAGGTTCGGACGGCGGCATCGTCGGCGAAGCGGCCGTCGATTTCATCCGCCAGTTCAAGGTCGACTACGCCGTGATCGGCGCGTCTGCGATCGATATCGACGGGGCGCTGCTCGACTACGATTTTCGCGAGGTGAAAGTCGCCCAGGCGATTATCGCCAATGCCCGGCATGTCATCCTCGTCGCCGATTCGACGAAGTTCGAACGCACCGCGCCGGTCAGGATCGGCCAGCTTTCCCAAGTTCATACCTTCATCACCGACTATTGTCCGCTGCCGTCGATCCGCAATCTGTGTCTCGAAAACAATGTGAAACTAATCGAAACCAGTGGCAGATCGCGTTAG
- the glpD gene encoding glycerol-3-phosphate dehydrogenase: MGPEIHDIFVIGGGINGCGIARDAVGRGYSVALAEMNDFASGTSSGATKLIHGGLRYLEHYEFRLVRESLMEREILWAMAPHIIWPLRFVLPYHKGGIRPAWLIRLGLFLYDHLGGRKLLPATSVLDMRKDVAGKPLKALFTRAFEYSDGWVDDARMVVLNARDAADKGATILPRTKVVAARRENGLWHIETIDTVTGRNGSHLARMLVNAAGPWVDHVIRSAFGQNEARHVRLVQGSHIIVKKKFDDPRAYFFQNPDNRIIFAIPYEGEFTLIGTTDRDYTADPKDVRISEEETVYLCNAASEYFKEPVRPEDIVWTYSAVRPLYDDGASKAQEATRDYVLKIEGEGEAAPLLNVFGGKLTTYRRLSEHALEKIGAAIGVKGAPWTAKSHLPGGDFPVKGYEAEVAKLKRRYAFLADTHARRLVRRYGTRAEVLLGDARGPGDLGRLFGGDLYEAEVTYLVEYEWARHADDVLWRRTKDGLRLSKEQAQSLEEYMAARPAMAG, translated from the coding sequence TTGGGCCCGGAAATTCACGACATATTCGTCATCGGCGGCGGCATCAACGGCTGCGGGATCGCGCGTGATGCCGTGGGCCGCGGTTATTCCGTGGCGCTGGCGGAAATGAACGATTTCGCTTCGGGCACCTCCTCGGGCGCGACCAAGCTCATCCATGGCGGCCTGCGTTATCTCGAGCATTACGAATTCCGCCTGGTGCGTGAATCGTTGATGGAGCGTGAAATCCTCTGGGCGATGGCGCCGCATATCATCTGGCCGCTGCGCTTTGTGCTGCCCTATCATAAGGGCGGCATTCGCCCGGCGTGGCTGATCCGGCTCGGCCTCTTCCTTTACGATCATCTCGGTGGTCGCAAGCTGCTGCCGGCGACATCCGTGCTCGACATGCGCAAAGACGTGGCCGGCAAGCCGTTGAAGGCGTTGTTTACGCGGGCTTTCGAATATTCCGACGGCTGGGTCGACGACGCCCGCATGGTGGTGCTGAACGCCCGCGATGCCGCCGACAAGGGGGCGACCATCCTGCCGCGCACCAAGGTGGTTGCGGCCAGGCGCGAGAATGGCCTCTGGCACATCGAAACCATCGATACGGTCACCGGCCGCAATGGCAGCCATCTGGCCCGCATGCTGGTCAATGCCGCAGGCCCCTGGGTCGACCACGTCATCCGCTCGGCCTTCGGGCAGAACGAGGCCCGCCATGTCCGCCTCGTCCAGGGCAGCCATATCATCGTGAAGAAGAAGTTCGACGATCCCAGAGCCTATTTCTTCCAGAATCCCGACAACCGCATCATCTTCGCCATCCCCTATGAGGGCGAGTTCACCCTGATCGGCACCACCGATCGCGACTACACCGCCGATCCCAAGGATGTCAGGATTTCCGAGGAAGAAACGGTCTACCTCTGCAATGCGGCCTCTGAATATTTCAAGGAGCCGGTCAGGCCCGAGGATATCGTCTGGACCTATTCGGCGGTCAGGCCGCTTTATGACGACGGCGCCTCTAAGGCCCAGGAAGCGACGCGCGATTATGTGCTGAAAATCGAGGGCGAAGGCGAGGCTGCGCCGCTGCTCAACGTCTTCGGCGGCAAGCTCACCACCTATCGCCGGCTTTCCGAACATGCGCTGGAGAAAATCGGTGCCGCGATCGGCGTCAAGGGCGCGCCCTGGACGGCCAAGAGCCATCTGCCGGGAGGCGACTTCCCGGTCAAAGGGTATGAGGCCGAGGTCGCCAAATTGAAACGGCGTTATGCCTTCCTCGCCGACACACACGCGCGCCGGCTGGTGCGCCGCTACGGCACGAGGGCCGAGGTGCTGCTCGGCGATGCCAGGGGTCCCGGGGACCTCGGACGGCTGTTCGGCGGCGATCTCTATGAGGCTGAGGTCACCTACCTCGTTGAATATGAATGGGCCCGGCACGCCGATGACGTGCTGTGGAGGAGAACGAAGGATGGTCTGCGCCTTTCCAAGGAGCAGGCACAGTCACTGGAGGAGTACATGGCTGCCAGACCGGCGATGGCCGGATAA
- a CDS encoding ABC transporter ATP-binding protein: protein MLELRNAAKMVGADYHIYPTDLVLERGTLNVLLGPTLSGKTSLMRLMAGLDRPTAGSVHFDGADVTGMPVQKRNVAMVYQQFINYPALTVYENIASPMRISGKDAATIDREVRKAAELLKLTPYLDRTPLNLSGGQQQRTALARALVKNASLVLMDEPLANLDYKLREELRQELPRIFAQSGAIFVYATTEPSEALLLGGNTAALNEGRITQFGPTIEVYRNPLDLTTAKTFADPPLNFIDLVKAEGNFLRDGVVIFAVPPHLQNVPDGPATIAFHPHHLAPTAQTADSARLTARTQISEITGSESFVHLQFADTRWVMLAHGIHNIDPDADLSVFIDTRHLMAFGADGRAITTARQRG from the coding sequence ATGCTGGAACTGCGAAACGCCGCCAAGATGGTGGGGGCGGACTATCACATCTATCCGACCGATCTGGTCCTCGAGCGGGGCACGCTGAACGTCCTGCTCGGGCCGACGCTGTCGGGCAAGACGTCGCTGATGCGGCTGATGGCTGGGCTCGACCGTCCGACCGCCGGCTCCGTCCATTTCGATGGCGCCGACGTCACCGGCATGCCGGTGCAGAAGCGCAATGTCGCCATGGTCTACCAGCAGTTCATCAATTACCCGGCGCTGACCGTCTACGAGAACATCGCCTCGCCGATGCGCATATCGGGTAAGGATGCCGCCACGATCGACCGCGAGGTGCGCAAGGCGGCCGAACTTCTGAAGCTTACGCCCTATCTCGATCGCACGCCGCTCAATCTCTCCGGCGGCCAGCAGCAGCGTACCGCGCTTGCGCGCGCACTCGTCAAGAACGCCAGCCTCGTGCTGATGGACGAGCCGCTCGCCAATCTCGATTACAAGCTGCGTGAAGAGCTGAGGCAGGAATTGCCGCGCATCTTCGCCCAGTCCGGCGCGATCTTCGTCTATGCCACGACGGAACCCTCCGAAGCCTTGTTGCTCGGCGGCAATACGGCAGCGCTCAACGAGGGCCGGATCACGCAGTTCGGCCCGACGATCGAGGTCTATCGCAATCCCCTCGATCTGACGACGGCGAAAACCTTTGCCGATCCGCCGCTGAATTTTATCGATCTGGTCAAAGCGGAAGGCAATTTTCTGCGCGACGGCGTTGTGATTTTTGCAGTGCCGCCGCACCTTCAGAACGTGCCGGATGGGCCGGCAACGATCGCGTTTCACCCGCATCATCTTGCACCGACCGCCCAGACGGCCGATTCGGCGCGGCTGACAGCACGGACACAGATTTCGGAAATTACGGGGTCGGAAAGTTTCGTGCATCTGCAATTTGCCGACACCCGTTGGGTGATGCTGGCGCACGGCATCCACAATATCGACCCGGACGCGGATCTCTCCGTTTTCATCGACACGCGCCACCTGATGGCGTTCGGCGCGGACGGCCGGGCGATCACCACTGCCAGGCAGAGGGGCTAG
- a CDS encoding ABC transporter ATP-binding protein — MARITLDHIRHAYGPNPKSEKDYALKEVHHEWNDGGAYALLGPSGCGKTSLLNIISGLIQPSEGRILFDGQDVTNLPTQQRNIAQVFQFPVIYDTMTVYDNLAFPLRNRGVAEPDVDRRVREILEMIDLAGWAKRRARGLTADQKQKISLGRGLVRSDVNAILFDEPLTVIDPHMKWVLRSQLKRLHKQFGFTMVYVTHDQTEALTFADKVVVMYDGEIVQIGTPAELFERPSHTFVGYFIGSPGMNFMPARVEGRTVRIGEHALTLDYAPKTSAAAKVELGIRPEFIRVGREGMPVTVSKVEDIGRQKIVRAQFAGQPIAIVIPEDGDIPADPRVTFEPSGISIYADSWRAAPEA; from the coding sequence ATGGCACGTATCACCCTCGATCATATTCGACATGCCTATGGGCCGAACCCGAAGAGCGAGAAGGACTACGCTCTTAAGGAAGTGCACCACGAGTGGAACGATGGCGGCGCCTATGCGCTGCTCGGACCTTCAGGCTGCGGAAAGACCTCGCTGCTCAATATCATTTCCGGCCTTATTCAGCCGTCCGAAGGGCGAATTCTGTTCGACGGACAGGACGTTACCAACCTGCCGACGCAGCAGCGAAATATTGCGCAGGTATTCCAGTTTCCGGTGATCTACGACACGATGACCGTCTATGACAATCTGGCTTTCCCCTTGCGCAATCGCGGAGTGGCGGAGCCCGATGTTGATCGTCGTGTCCGCGAAATATTGGAGATGATCGATCTTGCAGGCTGGGCCAAGCGACGCGCCCGTGGTTTGACGGCGGACCAAAAGCAGAAGATTTCGCTCGGCCGCGGCCTCGTGCGCTCGGATGTGAACGCGATTCTCTTCGACGAGCCGCTCACTGTTATCGATCCGCATATGAAATGGGTGCTGCGATCGCAGCTGAAACGGCTGCATAAGCAGTTCGGTTTTACGATGGTCTATGTCACGCATGACCAGACGGAAGCGCTGACCTTCGCCGACAAAGTCGTGGTGATGTACGATGGCGAGATCGTACAGATCGGCACGCCGGCCGAGCTCTTCGAGCGTCCGAGCCATACCTTCGTCGGCTACTTCATCGGTTCTCCGGGCATGAACTTCATGCCGGCCAGGGTGGAAGGCCGCACGGTTCGGATCGGTGAGCATGCGCTGACGCTCGATTATGCGCCAAAGACTTCGGCTGCGGCCAAGGTAGAGCTTGGAATCCGGCCAGAGTTTATCCGGGTCGGTCGCGAGGGCATGCCTGTGACGGTCAGCAAGGTGGAAGATATCGGCCGGCAGAAGATCGTTCGTGCGCAGTTTGCCGGCCAGCCGATCGCGATCGTCATCCCAGAAGACGGCGACATTCCGGCTGATCCACGGGTGACCTTCGAGCCATCGGGTATCAGTATCTATGCCGACTCTTGGCGCGCCGCACCGGAGGCTTGA
- a CDS encoding carbohydrate ABC transporter permease, producing the protein MEKTWNNKAWFLVLPVLVLVAFSAVIPLMTVVNYSVQDTFGNNQFFWNGTDWFTQILHSDRFWAALQRNLIFSLIILALEIPLGIFIALNMPKSGIGVPVCLVLMALPLLVPWNVVGTIWQVFGRNDIGLFGYYLNAIGIDYNYVQDPLDAWVTIIIMDVWHWTSLVVLLCYAGLVSIPDAFYQAAKIDGASRWAVFRYIQLPKMKRVLLIAVLLRFMDSFMIYTEPFVVTGGGPGNSTTFLSIDLVKTALGQFDLGPAAAMSLIYFLIILLLSWVFYTVMTSHDAEN; encoded by the coding sequence ATGGAAAAAACCTGGAACAACAAAGCTTGGTTTCTGGTCCTGCCGGTCCTCGTGCTCGTGGCATTTTCGGCGGTCATTCCCTTGATGACGGTTGTGAACTATTCCGTTCAGGACACTTTCGGAAACAACCAGTTCTTCTGGAACGGAACGGACTGGTTTACCCAAATCCTGCATTCCGACCGTTTCTGGGCCGCCCTGCAGCGAAATCTGATTTTTTCGTTGATCATTCTCGCTCTTGAGATCCCGCTCGGTATCTTCATTGCGCTCAACATGCCGAAATCGGGCATCGGCGTGCCGGTGTGCCTGGTTCTGATGGCGCTGCCACTGCTGGTCCCGTGGAACGTTGTCGGCACGATCTGGCAGGTGTTCGGCCGCAACGACATTGGTTTGTTCGGCTATTACCTCAATGCCATCGGCATCGATTACAACTATGTGCAGGATCCGCTCGACGCCTGGGTGACGATCATCATCATGGATGTCTGGCATTGGACGAGCCTGGTTGTCTTGCTCTGCTATGCCGGTCTCGTTTCCATTCCTGATGCTTTCTATCAGGCAGCCAAGATCGACGGAGCGTCTCGTTGGGCTGTGTTCCGCTATATTCAGCTGCCGAAGATGAAGCGCGTTCTTCTGATCGCCGTGCTGTTGCGCTTCATGGACAGTTTCATGATCTACACCGAGCCTTTTGTCGTCACTGGCGGCGGTCCCGGCAATTCGACCACGTTCCTGTCGATCGATCTGGTCAAGACCGCCCTCGGACAGTTTGACCTCGGTCCGGCCGCCGCCATGTCGCTGATCTATTTCCTGATCATCCTGCTGCTTTCGTGGGTGTTCTACACCGTCATGACAAGCCACGACGCGGAGAATTGA
- a CDS encoding carbohydrate ABC transporter permease produces the protein MSASNETTASRKISGVTSVASGLSSDEVSRLMRRRGEESRWWWLVPTIYIIVLLLPIYWLVNMSFKTNAEIVNSLTLYPHNPTIANYVTIFTEKAWYSGYINSITYVVINMVISVSVALPAAYAFSRYRFLGDKHLFFWLLTNRMAPPAVFALPFFQLYSAFGLIDTHIAVALAHCLFNVPLAVWILEGFMSGVPKEIDETAYIDGYSFPRFFLKIFTPLIASGIGVACFFCFMFSWVELLIARTLTTTDAKPIAATMTRTVSASGMDWGLLAAAGVLTLIPGALVIWFVRNYIAKGFALGRV, from the coding sequence ATGAGCGCCTCTAACGAAACGACAGCGAGCCGAAAGATCTCTGGCGTTACCAGCGTCGCAAGCGGTCTCTCCTCCGATGAAGTCAGCCGTCTGATGCGCCGGCGCGGCGAGGAATCGCGCTGGTGGTGGCTGGTTCCGACGATCTACATCATCGTGCTCCTGCTGCCGATCTATTGGCTCGTTAACATGAGCTTCAAGACCAATGCGGAAATCGTCAATTCTCTGACCCTTTATCCTCATAACCCGACGATCGCTAATTACGTGACGATCTTCACGGAGAAGGCGTGGTATTCCGGCTACATCAATTCAATCACCTATGTCGTGATCAACATGGTGATCTCGGTGTCAGTCGCGCTGCCGGCGGCCTATGCCTTCTCCCGTTATCGGTTCCTGGGCGACAAGCATCTTTTCTTCTGGTTGCTGACCAACCGCATGGCGCCGCCGGCAGTCTTTGCCCTGCCGTTCTTCCAGCTCTACTCGGCCTTTGGACTGATCGATACGCACATCGCTGTGGCATTGGCGCATTGCCTCTTTAACGTGCCGCTTGCGGTCTGGATCCTTGAAGGCTTCATGTCGGGCGTGCCGAAGGAAATCGACGAAACGGCCTATATCGATGGCTACTCGTTCCCGCGATTTTTCCTGAAGATTTTCACGCCGCTGATTGCGAGCGGCATAGGTGTCGCCTGCTTCTTCTGCTTCATGTTCTCCTGGGTCGAGTTGCTGATCGCGCGGACGCTGACGACGACCGACGCAAAGCCGATCGCTGCCACCATGACCCGCACCGTCTCTGCATCCGGCATGGATTGGGGCCTGCTCGCCGCCGCGGGTGTTCTGACCCTGATCCCAGGGGCGCTGGTGATCTGGTTTGTGCGTAATTACATCGCCAAGGGCTTCGCCCTGGGGAGGGTTTGA
- a CDS encoding DUF2160 domain-containing protein: MSFSLPDFSWMAWTWPTAAFFIVIVLLLIGMGVWEYAAPGGNPRIGILRFETTRGDRLFLSLLGSAFIHLAWLGLAGSSLWWALALSVVYAVGVFRYV; the protein is encoded by the coding sequence ATGAGCTTTTCGCTTCCCGATTTTTCATGGATGGCATGGACCTGGCCGACGGCCGCTTTCTTCATCGTTATCGTATTGCTGCTGATCGGCATGGGGGTCTGGGAGTATGCCGCACCGGGCGGTAACCCGCGGATCGGAATCCTGCGCTTCGAGACGACGCGCGGTGACCGGCTTTTCCTTTCGCTGCTCGGCAGCGCCTTTATCCATCTTGCCTGGCTTGGTCTCGCGGGATCAAGCCTCTGGTGGGCTCTCGCTCTCTCCGTTGTCTACGCCGTCGGCGTATTCCGTTACGTGTGA
- a CDS encoding ABC transporter substrate-binding protein: MRRHLLTTTAAVLLAMTGSAYAGMDEAKTFLDKEIGDMSTLSRADQEKEMQWFIDAAKPFKGMEIKVVSETLTTHKYESEVLAPAFTAITGIKVTHDVIQEGDVVEKIQTQMQTGQNLYDGWVNDSDLIGTHWRYQQVRNLTDWMAGEGKDVTNPGLDINDFIGTKFTTAPDKKLYQLPDQQFANLYWFRYDWFNDEKNKADFKAKYGYDLGVPVNWSAYEDIAEFFTGRDVNGKKVFGHMDYGKKDPSLGWRFTDAWLSMAGNGDKGLPNGLPVDEWGIKVDEKSRPVGSCVARGGDTNGPASVYSIQKYLDWLKAYAPPEAQGMTFSESGPVPSQGNVAQQIFWYTAFTADMVKPGLPVMNEDGTPKWRMAPSPHGVYWKDGMKLGYQDVGSWTLMKSTPTDRAKAAWLYAQFVTSKTIDVKKSQLGLTFIRESTIRDKSFTERAPKLGGLIEFYRSPARVQWSPTGTNVPDYPKLAQLWWQAIGDASSGAKTPQEAMDSLCGEQEKVMGRIEKSGVQGDIGPKLAEEHDLAYWNADAVKKGNLAPQLKIEKEKEKPVTVNYDELVKSWQSK; this comes from the coding sequence ATGCGAAGGCATTTATTGACGACGACAGCAGCGGTACTGCTGGCCATGACCGGGTCGGCCTATGCCGGCATGGACGAGGCAAAGACTTTCCTGGATAAAGAGATCGGCGACATGTCGACGCTCTCTCGCGCCGACCAGGAAAAGGAAATGCAGTGGTTCATCGATGCTGCGAAGCCTTTCAAGGGTATGGAGATCAAGGTTGTTTCGGAAACCTTGACCACTCACAAGTATGAGTCCGAGGTTCTGGCTCCGGCCTTCACTGCGATCACCGGCATCAAGGTCACACACGACGTCATTCAAGAGGGTGACGTTGTCGAAAAGATCCAGACGCAGATGCAGACGGGGCAGAACCTTTATGACGGCTGGGTCAACGACTCCGACTTGATCGGTACTCACTGGCGCTATCAGCAGGTGCGCAACCTGACCGACTGGATGGCCGGCGAAGGCAAGGACGTTACCAACCCCGGCCTCGACATCAACGACTTCATCGGCACCAAGTTCACGACCGCGCCGGACAAGAAGCTCTACCAGCTTCCCGACCAGCAGTTCGCCAACCTCTACTGGTTCCGCTACGACTGGTTCAACGACGAGAAGAACAAGGCCGATTTCAAGGCGAAATACGGCTACGATCTCGGCGTTCCGGTCAACTGGTCGGCCTATGAGGACATTGCTGAATTCTTCACCGGCCGTGACGTCAACGGCAAGAAGGTCTTCGGCCATATGGACTACGGCAAGAAGGACCCGTCGCTCGGCTGGCGCTTCACCGACGCCTGGCTTTCGATGGCCGGCAACGGTGACAAGGGTCTGCCGAACGGTCTTCCGGTCGACGAATGGGGCATCAAGGTCGACGAGAAGTCGCGTCCGGTCGGTTCGTGCGTCGCGCGCGGCGGCGACACCAACGGCCCGGCATCGGTCTATTCGATCCAGAAGTATCTCGATTGGTTGAAGGCGTATGCACCGCCGGAAGCTCAGGGCATGACCTTCTCGGAATCCGGTCCGGTGCCGTCACAGGGTAACGTCGCGCAGCAGATCTTCTGGTACACGGCGTTTACCGCAGACATGGTCAAGCCTGGCCTGCCTGTTATGAATGAGGACGGTACGCCGAAATGGCGCATGGCACCGAGCCCGCATGGCGTTTACTGGAAAGACGGCATGAAGCTCGGTTATCAGGACGTCGGTTCCTGGACCCTGATGAAGTCGACCCCGACGGATCGTGCGAAAGCCGCGTGGCTTTATGCACAGTTCGTGACCTCAAAGACGATCGACGTGAAGAAGAGCCAGCTCGGTCTCACCTTCATCCGCGAATCTACCATTCGCGACAAGAGCTTTACGGAGCGTGCTCCCAAGCTCGGCGGTCTGATCGAGTTCTATCGTTCGCCGGCCCGCGTTCAGTGGTCGCCGACCGGTACCAACGTGCCCGACTATCCGAAGCTGGCTCAGCTTTGGTGGCAGGCTATCGGTGACGCATCTTCCGGCGCCAAGACACCGCAGGAAGCGATGGATTCTCTCTGCGGCGAGCAGGAGAAGGTCATGGGCCGTATCGAGAAATCGGGCGTCCAGGGCGATATCGGCCCGAAGCTCGCCGAAGAGCATGATCTCGCTTACTGGAACGCGGATGCGGTGAAGAAGGGCAACCTTGCGCCGCAGCTGAAGATCGAGAAAGAGAAGGAAAAGCCGGTCACTGTCAACTACGACGAACTCGTCAAGAGCTGGCAGTCGAAGTAA